A section of the Solitalea canadensis DSM 3403 genome encodes:
- a CDS encoding lytic transglycosylase domain-containing protein has protein sequence MIRKHFIACASGVIVFALINLLFFNSNSGFSINKGNLSTTSASTKVSPVVPDFAGEQIPLQDAQVKKRFFATLHRTNMTNRQVYTARVKAKRWFKVIEPILAKHGIPQDFKYVPLIESGFSTDTSAKGAAGFWQFMPGTARHFGLAVGNGVDERYDPVKSTDAACRYLKVLYKQFGSWTMVAAAYNIGSTRLQRHTKQQNEDDYFKLQLNKETSSYVYKLVAMKTAINKNKVNIVTNQTPIKTVSAGYSINLSNLYAYSPEFITNMLKRVGYSSLKNVKQNTARN, from the coding sequence ATGATAAGAAAGCACTTCATTGCGTGTGCTTCTGGTGTAATAGTGTTCGCTCTCATTAATTTATTGTTCTTTAATTCAAATTCTGGATTTTCCATTAATAAGGGAAATCTGAGCACTACATCAGCAAGTACAAAGGTGTCACCAGTAGTACCGGACTTTGCCGGAGAGCAAATCCCGTTACAAGACGCCCAAGTAAAAAAGCGGTTTTTTGCCACATTGCATCGTACAAACATGACAAATCGTCAAGTTTATACTGCAAGAGTAAAAGCAAAGAGATGGTTTAAAGTGATTGAGCCTATTCTGGCAAAGCATGGAATACCTCAGGATTTTAAATATGTCCCGCTAATTGAGTCAGGCTTCAGTACAGACACTTCTGCAAAAGGAGCAGCCGGATTTTGGCAGTTTATGCCAGGCACGGCGCGTCACTTTGGATTGGCTGTAGGAAATGGCGTTGATGAACGCTATGATCCTGTAAAATCAACAGATGCAGCTTGTCGTTATTTGAAAGTTTTGTATAAACAATTCGGTTCATGGACGATGGTTGCAGCAGCGTACAACATTGGGTCTACAAGACTTCAAAGGCATACGAAGCAACAAAATGAGGATGATTACTTTAAGTTACAGCTCAATAAAGAAACATCGAGCTACGTTTACAAGTTAGTTGCCATGAAAACGGCTATCAACAAAAACAAAGTAAACATTGTAACTAATCAAACTCCCATTAAAACTGTTTCAGCAGGTTATTCGATCAACTTGAGTAATTTATATGCTTACAGTCCGGAGTTTATTACCAATATGCTTAAGCGCGTTGGTTATTCCTCTTTAAAGAACGTAAAACAGAATACTGCAAGAAACTAG
- the uvrA gene encoding excinuclease ABC subunit UvrA has translation MSENFTDLGEQAEVEVYGARVHNLKNIDVSFPRNKLVVITGLSGSGKSSLAFDTIYAEGQRRYMETFSAYSRQFMGGMERPDVDKVSGLSPVIAIEQKTTSKNPRSTVGTITEIYDFLRLLYARIADAYSYNTGELMQKMSEEQIINTIMEQYDGKGINILAPVVKGRKGHYRELFEQIRKQGYTKVRVDNEILDVTPKMQLDRYKIHDIEIVIDRVEAKADNRKRIVDSVAAAMKQAKGIIKIADKENNVSHFSKFLMCPTTGISYDEPQPNTFSFNSPYGACPKCSGLGYVLEVDEHSVIPNPKLSIIEGGLAPLGEYRETWMFQMLKALAKKYEFSLSAPIEKLSPEVKDIILNGAPDIISVPVKYGSHNTQNYQVTFDGLIKTLEEQQENRKDDENGTDLEGFRTLRVCPECHGARLKKEALHFKINDKNIFELSCMDVSTLKQWFENIEEHLSERKNIIAHEILKEIRARIGFLLDVGLVYLTLDRTARTLSGGEAQRIRLATQIGSQLVNVLYILDEPSIGLHQRDNTRLIEALKSLRDVGNTVLVVEHDKDMIIEADHVIDMGPAAGVHGGEVVAQGPPDQLLNFHTITTDYINGVKGIEVPAKRRDGNGHLLKLIGAKGNNLRNVSVEFPLGKFIGVTGVSGSGKSTLITETLYPILNQYFFNAKKKPLEYSKIEGLEHIDKVIEIDQTPIGRTPRSNPSTYTGVFSDIRNLYTQLPESKIRGYKPGRFSFNVKGGRCETCQGAGMKVIEMNFLPDVLVKCEECQGKRYNRETLEVRYKGKSISDVLDMSVEDAVPFFENIPAIYRKIKTLLDVGLGYITLGQSSVTLSGGEAQRVKLATELSKKDTGKTFYILDEPTTGLHFEDIRVLLGVLNKLVEKGNTVLVIEHNLDVVKVADHVIDLGPEGGRGGGTIVFEGTPEGLTKSKKSFTGEFLKKEMNL, from the coding sequence ATGAGTGAAAATTTTACCGATTTAGGTGAGCAGGCCGAAGTTGAAGTTTACGGTGCCCGTGTTCATAATCTGAAAAATATAGATGTTTCCTTTCCTCGTAATAAGCTGGTTGTAATTACCGGACTGAGTGGTAGTGGAAAATCGTCATTAGCATTTGATACAATCTATGCTGAAGGGCAACGACGCTATATGGAAACATTTAGTGCCTACTCCCGTCAGTTTATGGGTGGTATGGAGCGTCCTGATGTGGATAAAGTGTCAGGCTTGAGTCCGGTAATTGCGATTGAACAAAAAACTACCTCTAAGAACCCTCGTTCAACGGTTGGAACAATTACAGAGATCTATGATTTTTTGCGCTTGTTGTATGCACGTATTGCGGATGCCTATTCGTACAATACCGGCGAGCTGATGCAAAAAATGTCGGAGGAACAAATTATCAATACCATTATGGAGCAATATGATGGTAAGGGCATTAATATATTAGCTCCGGTTGTAAAGGGAAGAAAGGGTCATTATCGCGAACTGTTTGAGCAAATTCGCAAGCAAGGATATACGAAAGTTAGGGTCGATAATGAGATTTTGGATGTAACGCCCAAAATGCAGTTAGATCGTTATAAAATCCACGATATTGAGATTGTAATTGATAGGGTTGAAGCCAAAGCAGATAACCGAAAACGCATTGTTGATTCTGTTGCTGCTGCCATGAAACAAGCTAAAGGCATCATCAAAATTGCTGACAAGGAAAATAACGTTTCTCATTTCTCGAAGTTTTTGATGTGTCCGACTACAGGAATTTCTTATGATGAACCGCAGCCTAATACGTTCTCATTTAACTCACCATATGGCGCCTGTCCTAAATGCAGTGGACTAGGATATGTGTTAGAAGTCGACGAACATTCGGTAATACCCAATCCTAAGTTAAGCATTATAGAAGGAGGCTTAGCGCCTTTAGGAGAATACCGTGAAACATGGATGTTCCAAATGCTGAAGGCCTTAGCTAAGAAATATGAGTTCTCTCTATCGGCCCCAATTGAAAAATTGTCGCCGGAAGTAAAAGATATTATTCTTAACGGTGCTCCGGATATCATTTCAGTTCCTGTAAAGTACGGTAGTCACAACACTCAAAACTACCAGGTTACATTTGATGGTCTGATTAAAACACTGGAAGAACAGCAGGAAAACCGGAAGGATGATGAAAACGGAACGGATCTGGAAGGTTTCAGAACGCTTAGGGTTTGTCCGGAATGTCATGGCGCTCGTTTGAAAAAAGAAGCCTTGCATTTTAAAATTAATGATAAGAATATTTTTGAACTAAGCTGCATGGACGTAAGCACCTTGAAGCAATGGTTTGAAAATATAGAAGAGCATTTATCGGAACGAAAAAATATTATTGCCCACGAAATTTTGAAAGAAATCAGGGCTCGTATTGGATTTCTTTTAGACGTTGGTTTAGTGTACCTGACGCTTGACCGAACAGCAAGAACACTTTCTGGTGGAGAAGCACAACGAATTCGTTTGGCAACGCAGATTGGTTCGCAATTGGTCAATGTGCTTTACATCTTAGATGAACCAAGTATTGGGCTGCATCAGCGTGATAATACCCGTTTGATTGAAGCTTTAAAAAGTTTGCGAGATGTAGGCAATACTGTATTAGTGGTTGAGCACGATAAAGATATGATCATTGAGGCTGACCATGTAATTGATATGGGGCCTGCCGCGGGTGTGCATGGAGGAGAGGTTGTTGCTCAAGGACCTCCAGACCAATTGTTGAATTTTCACACGATAACAACCGATTATATAAACGGGGTTAAGGGTATTGAAGTTCCTGCAAAACGTCGGGATGGTAATGGTCACCTGTTAAAACTGATTGGGGCAAAAGGAAACAACTTAAGAAATGTTTCAGTTGAATTTCCTTTAGGTAAATTTATTGGAGTTACTGGAGTTTCAGGAAGTGGTAAATCAACTTTAATTACAGAAACTCTTTATCCAATTCTTAACCAATATTTCTTCAATGCAAAGAAGAAGCCATTGGAGTATTCAAAAATCGAAGGATTGGAACATATCGATAAGGTAATCGAAATTGACCAAACACCAATCGGACGTACACCTCGTTCAAACCCATCCACTTATACCGGAGTGTTTTCTGATATCAGGAATTTGTATACGCAATTGCCTGAATCAAAAATCAGAGGATATAAACCCGGACGTTTTTCTTTCAACGTAAAAGGCGGAAGATGCGAAACCTGTCAGGGTGCGGGAATGAAGGTTATTGAAATGAACTTTCTGCCTGATGTGTTAGTGAAATGCGAAGAGTGCCAGGGAAAACGCTATAACCGTGAAACATTAGAGGTTCGTTATAAAGGCAAATCGATCAGTGATGTGTTGGATATGAGTGTAGAAGATGCTGTGCCGTTTTTTGAAAATATTCCTGCTATTTATCGTAAAATAAAAACATTACTTGATGTCGGCTTAGGTTACATTACACTTGGGCAGTCATCGGTTACCTTGTCAGGAGGAGAGGCTCAGCGAGTTAAATTGGCTACTGAACTCTCTAAAAAAGATACGGGAAAAACATTTTACATTTTAGATGAACCAACAACAGGGTTGCACTTTGAAGATATTCGTGTGCTGTTGGGTGTATTGAATAAATTGGTGGAAAAAGGCAATACTGTTTTGGTTATTGAGCATAATCTGGATGTTGTTAAAGTAGCCGACCATGTCATTGATCTGGGACCTGAAGGTGGAAGAGGCGGTGGTACAATTGTGTTTGAAGGAACTCCCGAAGGATTGACTAAGAGTAAGAAAAGCTTTACCGGAGAATTTCTGAAAAAAGAAATGAACTTGTAA
- a CDS encoding pseudouridine synthase translates to MNRPRKSREDISAKRGRGDSAGKRTSRPAGTSRDEKKSFSNDRTERSGERKSFRSEGERKSYGDRSERKSFSGDRERKSYGDRPEKKSFDNERKSYGERSADRKSFGGDRERKPYGDRSSDRKSFNGDRERKPYGDRGERKSYGEDRERKSYGDRSSDRKSFSGDRERKPYGDRGERKSFDGDRERKSYGDRSEHKSFDGDRERKSYGDRSSDRKSFSGDRERKPYGDRGERKSYGNDRERKPYGDRSSDRKSFSGDRERKPFNAEERAKKYERDYNERKHPSKNFKDRGFRDRKPSSKRRDDQPENFDEIRLNRYIANAGVCSRRKADELIELGEISVNGQVVTELGYKVNVSDTVHFNGQLLRREKMVYVLLNKPKDYITTTDDPRERKTVMDLIQKASSERIYPVGRLDRNTTGLLLLTNDGDLAEKLAHPKNQVPKIYHATLNKSFRQDDFERLEAGIELEDGFVKPDDLSYVEGASKKEVGIQIHSGKNRIVRRIFEQMGYEVEKLDRVVYANLTKKDLPRGRWRYLSKEELLFVKRLVK, encoded by the coding sequence ATGAACAGACCAAGGAAAAGTCGTGAAGACATCTCCGCAAAACGTGGACGAGGGGATAGTGCAGGAAAAAGAACAAGCAGACCGGCAGGAACAAGCCGTGATGAGAAAAAATCATTTAGCAACGACCGTACAGAACGTTCTGGTGAACGTAAATCATTCAGAAGCGAAGGTGAACGTAAATCTTACGGCGACAGATCGGAAAGAAAATCATTTAGCGGCGACCGTGAACGCAAATCGTATGGCGATCGTCCAGAAAAGAAATCATTTGATAACGAACGCAAGTCATATGGCGAACGCTCTGCCGATAGAAAATCATTTGGCGGAGATCGTGAACGCAAGCCTTACGGAGATCGTTCTTCAGACAGAAAATCATTTAACGGCGACCGTGAGCGTAAACCTTATGGAGATCGTGGCGAAAGAAAATCATACGGTGAAGACCGTGAGCGTAAATCTTACGGAGATCGCTCCTCAGATAGAAAATCGTTTAGTGGAGATCGTGAACGCAAACCATACGGTGATCGTGGCGAACGTAAATCATTCGATGGAGATCGTGAACGTAAATCATATGGTGATCGTAGCGAGCATAAATCATTCGATGGAGATCGTGAACGTAAATCATACGGCGATCGCTCATCAGATAGAAAATCATTCAGCGGCGATCGTGAGCGCAAACCTTACGGTGATCGTGGTGAACGCAAATCTTACGGTAATGACAGAGAGCGTAAGCCATATGGCGATCGTTCATCCGATAGAAAATCGTTTAGCGGAGATCGTGAACGTAAACCATTCAACGCAGAAGAAAGAGCTAAGAAATACGAACGCGATTACAACGAAAGAAAACATCCTTCTAAAAATTTCAAGGATAGAGGATTCAGAGACAGAAAACCTTCTAGCAAAAGAAGAGATGATCAACCTGAAAACTTTGATGAAATCCGCTTAAACCGTTATATCGCTAATGCAGGAGTTTGCTCACGCAGAAAAGCTGACGAGTTAATTGAATTAGGCGAAATATCTGTTAACGGACAAGTTGTTACCGAATTAGGTTATAAAGTTAATGTGAGCGATACCGTTCATTTTAATGGCCAGTTGCTGCGTCGTGAGAAAATGGTTTATGTACTGTTAAATAAGCCTAAGGATTACATTACTACAACAGATGATCCGCGCGAGCGTAAAACCGTTATGGACCTTATTCAAAAGGCATCAAGTGAGCGTATTTATCCAGTTGGTCGTTTAGATAGAAACACCACCGGTTTATTATTATTAACAAATGATGGTGATTTGGCTGAGAAATTAGCTCACCCTAAAAACCAAGTTCCTAAAATTTATCATGCTACCTTAAACAAAAGTTTCCGTCAGGATGATTTTGAACGTTTAGAAGCAGGTATTGAGTTAGAAGATGGTTTTGTTAAACCTGATGACCTATCTTACGTAGAAGGAGCCAGCAAAAAAGAAGTTGGTATCCAGATTCACAGTGGTAAAAATCGTATTGTTCGTCGTATTTTTGAACAAATGGGCTATGAGGTTGAAAAACTTGACCGTGTAGTTTATGCAAATCTTACCAAAAAGGACCTTCCTCGTGGACGTTGGAGATATTTAAGCAAAGAAGAATTGCTTTTCGTTAAACGCTTAGTGAAATAA
- a CDS encoding lytic transglycosylase domain-containing protein translates to MKKHFSICALLLAFSVSVFGATNSKDKPDDPFSSALVMKQSDYKSSQSYLIEALAFSGEAVPFDNDIVYDKFIRNLNTRVSHSFIENLQNLSSKWFPVIEPILTQYGIPDDFKFIPAIESGFNRNARSRSGAVGFWQFMPATARAYGLRVGKKGDDRKDVVKSTIAACRYLNDLYERLGSWTLVAAAYNVGHGALESAMNRQNEEDYFDLKLNKETGNYVYKVLVFKHVFQNADDYDPYFSSSSVRVADMQGIGSIGLLSLGALTGLVDPNASNQSPKPITEPIQPKTGSSKKKLIARAGRLFNWI, encoded by the coding sequence ATGAAGAAACACTTTAGTATTTGCGCACTTTTACTTGCGTTCTCGGTTTCAGTTTTTGGAGCCACTAATAGTAAAGACAAACCGGATGATCCATTTAGTTCAGCTTTAGTAATGAAGCAATCGGACTATAAATCATCACAAAGTTATTTGATTGAAGCATTGGCGTTTTCCGGTGAAGCTGTACCTTTCGATAACGATATTGTTTATGACAAGTTTATCAGAAATCTTAATACAAGAGTTTCACATAGCTTTATCGAAAATCTACAGAACCTTTCATCGAAATGGTTTCCTGTAATTGAACCAATCTTAACCCAATACGGTATTCCCGACGATTTTAAATTTATACCAGCGATTGAATCAGGGTTCAACAGAAACGCTCGTTCACGTTCTGGTGCGGTAGGGTTTTGGCAATTTATGCCAGCAACTGCGCGTGCATATGGTTTACGTGTAGGTAAAAAAGGAGACGATCGGAAAGATGTTGTTAAATCGACTATCGCTGCGTGCCGTTACTTAAATGATCTTTATGAGCGACTTGGTTCGTGGACACTGGTTGCTGCTGCCTACAATGTAGGACACGGTGCCTTAGAATCTGCAATGAATCGTCAGAATGAAGAAGACTACTTTGATCTTAAGTTAAATAAAGAGACTGGTAATTATGTGTACAAGGTGTTAGTTTTTAAACACGTTTTTCAAAATGCAGATGATTACGATCCTTACTTTAGCAGTTCATCAGTAAGAGTAGCTGATATGCAAGGAATAGGTAGTATTGGCTTGTTAAGTTTAGGTGCATTAACCGGATTGGTTGACCCAAATGCTAGCAATCAATCTCCTAAACCAATAACAGAACCAATTCAGCCAAAAACAGGCAGCTCAAAAAAGAAATTGATTGCTCGTGCAGGCAGATTGTTTAACTGGATATAA
- the bshA gene encoding N-acetyl-alpha-D-glucosaminyl L-malate synthase BshA — MKIGIVCYPTFGGSGVVATELGKALAEKGHKVHFITYSQPARLDFFSENLFYHEVSVSNYPLFDYPPYELALASKLVDVVKYEGLDLLHVHYAIPHASAAYMARQILASNGIHIPFITTLHGTDITLVGKDITYKPAVTFSINQSDGVTSVSEHLKADTYLHFDIENDIKVIPNFIDFRRFSLKPRDHFKKAIAPNGEKIITHTSNFRAVKRVTDVVEVFAKIVTKVPAKLLMVGDGPERVNAEQLCRKLGICDQVRFLGKQEAVEEILSISDLFIMPSENESFGLAALEAMACQVPVICSNAGGMPELNVHGVTGFMSNVGDVTDMAKNAIYILEDNERLATFKAAALARAKEFDISYIMPIYEEFYKEVIEKSKQAVV; from the coding sequence ATGAAGATCGGAATTGTATGTTATCCTACCTTTGGTGGTAGCGGAGTAGTAGCCACCGAATTGGGAAAAGCATTGGCTGAAAAGGGCCATAAGGTGCACTTTATAACCTATAGTCAGCCAGCAAGGCTCGACTTTTTCTCAGAAAACCTATTCTACCATGAAGTTTCAGTAAGTAATTACCCGTTATTCGATTATCCACCGTACGAATTAGCCTTGGCAAGCAAACTTGTTGATGTAGTAAAGTATGAAGGTCTGGATCTTTTGCATGTTCATTACGCAATTCCACATGCCTCTGCAGCCTATATGGCCCGTCAGATTTTGGCTTCAAACGGAATTCACATCCCTTTTATAACTACCTTACACGGTACTGATATTACCCTGGTAGGGAAAGATATAACTTACAAGCCGGCAGTAACGTTTTCTATTAACCAGTCTGATGGGGTTACTTCTGTTTCAGAACATTTAAAAGCAGATACCTATCTGCATTTTGATATAGAGAATGACATTAAAGTGATTCCTAACTTTATTGACTTCCGCCGATTCAGCTTAAAACCACGTGACCACTTTAAAAAGGCGATTGCCCCTAATGGTGAAAAGATCATTACCCATACGTCTAATTTTAGGGCTGTTAAACGTGTAACAGATGTGGTGGAGGTATTTGCGAAAATAGTGACAAAGGTACCTGCTAAGTTATTGATGGTAGGAGATGGTCCGGAACGTGTAAATGCTGAACAGCTTTGCCGTAAATTAGGCATCTGCGATCAGGTACGTTTCTTAGGAAAACAGGAAGCGGTAGAAGAGATTCTCTCCATTTCAGACTTGTTTATTATGCCATCGGAAAATGAAAGTTTTGGATTGGCGGCATTGGAAGCCATGGCTTGTCAAGTTCCGGTGATATGCTCGAATGCCGGTGGTATGCCTGAACTGAATGTACATGGGGTTACAGGCTTTATGAGTAATGTAGGTGATGTGACTGATATGGCCAAGAATGCGATCTATATTCTGGAAGATAATGAGCGATTAGCCACTTTTAAAGCTGCAGCATTAGCCCGCGCCAAAGAGTTTGACATAAGTTACATCATGCCTATTTATGAAGAGTTTTATAAGGAGGTGATAGAAAAAAGTAAACAGGCTGTTGTTTAA
- a CDS encoding TonB-dependent receptor domain-containing protein has translation MKLTLLSFSKKLGILLILFILAAFSANAQNNTSTKVATSGKISGKIIDSQTQQALDFVTISLLKSTETAASKGTYTNESGEFLFQKIPFGAYKITISYVGYETITLNNIAINEGKPTIDIGDLKLKQTSNKLNEVTVTAQRSPFQVGAEGVTYNVEESLQNSGATAVEALQRIPSVQVDGDGKISIRGSSDIKVLVDGEPTELSKVLDMIPASALQKIEVLTSPSAKYSAEGSGGIINIVTKNRAGLRGSSAVVGFNANTRNRYSGRLSANYYTRKFSSFNNYNYSPFSNNTASELQRENFSVNGTTYLNQSSIGNNSAQNHNLFSNNTYRFNPANSMTFNLGLTVSNNDNYNSSLSNQLDKDKIQYRNFNRITSSGSDNLTMKAGVGYRHVFMDKGQQKAAERMTKMSDSMRIVMQKNPGMADSLRRVMQNNPQGMRDMVQRAGGGAVVPMMGNAGGGGRGMGGGRGMNAFSFQSMKEFKTEINYSRTNRTSNSNYDQYNFVKEYVPVNDTTLQRTYSRDYTNSINFKADLIWPFNQNKSRFEAGISSDLSLDMNRYRIDTLGSNGFNEVDSLRNDFDKNDLISSGYLQFTQSLGKFTITAGLRLEQYNLVVNNLVSPDKDFDKPFLTLHPSINVMYKIDDIQSLRFGYSNRINRPTMDQLNPYVNITDPLNIKEGNINLNPSRGNTFELGYNRFTGVGSIGTSLYYRQTDDMITSYTVVGPRNISNTTYFNLGQNKAWGVDVNGSIMFFAGKLNINAGAGVNRNIFTNRLQSEQNRDRYSYNGNADARLTLPKNWNFGANIRYFGPQAFVQGYTKGYVTAGADLRKSFLNRKLNFTLSADDLFNTRNAARITSGQFVQTSKNQTISRVIRVGLNYNLGGFKSAGGPPR, from the coding sequence GTGAAATTGACTTTATTATCATTTAGTAAGAAACTGGGAATCTTACTTATTCTATTCATCTTGGCAGCGTTTTCAGCTAATGCCCAAAATAACACTTCAACCAAAGTTGCCACTTCAGGGAAAATTTCAGGTAAAATTATCGACTCACAAACGCAGCAAGCGTTAGATTTTGTAACTATTTCCCTATTAAAATCAACTGAAACGGCAGCTTCAAAAGGTACTTATACCAATGAGAGTGGCGAATTTCTTTTCCAAAAAATTCCATTTGGTGCTTATAAAATCACTATTAGCTACGTTGGGTATGAAACCATTACTTTAAACAATATCGCTATCAATGAAGGTAAACCTACTATAGACATTGGTGATCTGAAGCTTAAACAAACTTCCAACAAGCTTAATGAAGTTACTGTTACAGCACAACGAAGCCCTTTTCAGGTTGGTGCTGAAGGAGTAACGTATAATGTGGAAGAAAGTTTGCAAAACTCTGGAGCCACTGCTGTTGAAGCATTACAACGCATTCCTTCCGTACAGGTAGATGGTGATGGAAAAATTTCGATAAGAGGAAGCAGTGATATTAAAGTATTAGTCGATGGAGAACCAACAGAGCTTTCAAAGGTGCTGGATATGATACCAGCAAGTGCGTTGCAAAAGATTGAAGTACTAACTAGTCCGTCCGCAAAGTACAGTGCCGAAGGGTCTGGTGGTATCATCAATATTGTAACCAAGAACCGTGCAGGGCTGCGTGGCAGTAGTGCAGTTGTAGGCTTTAATGCTAATACCCGAAATCGTTATAGTGGCCGCTTAAGTGCTAATTATTATACACGCAAATTCTCCAGCTTTAACAATTATAATTACAGCCCATTTAGTAATAATACGGCAAGCGAATTACAACGTGAAAACTTTAGTGTAAACGGCACTACTTATTTAAACCAGTCGAGCATTGGTAACAATAGCGCTCAGAATCATAACTTATTTTCTAATAATACGTATCGTTTCAATCCGGCTAACAGTATGACATTTAATCTTGGACTTACGGTTAGCAACAATGATAATTACAACAGTTCACTAAGTAATCAACTTGATAAGGATAAAATTCAGTACCGTAATTTCAATAGAATTACTTCTTCGGGAAGTGACAATCTGACGATGAAAGCTGGTGTTGGTTATCGCCATGTTTTCATGGATAAGGGTCAGCAGAAAGCAGCAGAACGAATGACCAAGATGTCCGACTCAATGCGAATTGTAATGCAGAAAAACCCTGGCATGGCAGATTCTTTACGCCGTGTTATGCAAAATAATCCTCAAGGAATGCGAGATATGGTTCAACGTGCCGGCGGAGGAGCTGTTGTTCCGATGATGGGAAATGCCGGTGGTGGAGGCAGAGGCATGGGTGGAGGCCGTGGAATGAATGCATTTAGTTTCCAAAGCATGAAGGAGTTTAAAACGGAGATCAACTATTCTAGAACGAATCGCACAAGTAACAGCAATTACGATCAGTACAATTTTGTAAAGGAGTACGTTCCTGTCAATGACACTACATTACAAAGAACCTATAGCCGTGATTACACTAATTCAATCAACTTTAAGGCTGATTTAATTTGGCCTTTCAATCAGAATAAAAGCCGTTTTGAAGCGGGTATTAGCTCAGACTTATCACTAGACATGAACCGTTATAGGATCGACACATTAGGCAGCAATGGCTTTAATGAAGTTGATTCACTTCGTAATGACTTCGATAAAAATGATTTGATTAGTTCGGGATATCTTCAGTTCACACAATCGTTAGGTAAATTTACCATTACAGCAGGTTTACGTCTGGAACAATACAATCTGGTTGTTAATAACCTTGTTTCTCCCGATAAAGACTTTGATAAACCTTTTCTGACTCTCCATCCAAGCATAAACGTAATGTATAAAATTGATGATATACAGAGTTTGCGTTTTGGTTACAGCAACAGGATTAACCGCCCAACAATGGACCAGCTTAATCCTTATGTCAATATAACAGATCCGTTAAATATAAAAGAAGGTAATATCAATCTTAATCCTTCCCGCGGTAACACTTTCGAGTTGGGTTATAACCGTTTTACCGGTGTGGGAAGCATTGGTACCTCATTGTATTACCGTCAAACAGATGATATGATTACCAGCTATACAGTTGTTGGCCCAAGGAATATCTCTAATACTACTTATTTCAACCTGGGTCAAAATAAAGCATGGGGTGTTGACGTAAATGGTAGCATCATGTTTTTTGCAGGAAAGCTGAATATCAATGCTGGAGCAGGTGTTAACAGGAATATCTTTACGAACAGGCTACAAAGTGAGCAAAACCGTGACAGGTATAGTTATAATGGTAATGCTGACGCAAGATTAACATTGCCTAAAAACTGGAACTTTGGAGCTAATATTCGTTATTTTGGACCACAGGCATTTGTTCAGGGTTATACCAAAGGCTATGTTACTGCTGGAGCTGACTTGAGAAAAAGCTTCCTGAACAGAAAACTTAACTTCACGTTGAGTGCCGACGATTTATTTAATACCCGCAATGCGGCAAGGATTACTTCAGGACAGTTTGTTCAGACTAGTAAGAATCAAACGATCAGCCGTGTGATCAGAGTTGGTCTTAACTATAATTTAGGTGGATTTAAATCTGCCGGTGGGCCTCCGCGATAA